GATCATCATCGGATCCGGTCCGAGATAGGGGCAATCCGGCGGGAAATCGATTGTACCGGCGCCGTTGTCGGGGGCGATGCAGCAGATCTCCTCCTGTACGGTCATCTGGCCGGCGTTCTCCGGCTGGTAGCCGTCAGCGCTGCCGCCGCCGCCGTCATCAGCGTAAAGCCAGGTCAATCCGCCATCCCCTGAATAGCGGTAACAGAAATCATAATCACCGGGGAGCGGGGGCAGGATGAGTTCGGCTTGATATTCATCGTTGTTCGGTTCGCCTCCATCGTTCCAGCCGGGATTGGCTTCCCCTTCGAACCAGGTCCAGCCGCCGGCGGAGGGATCGCTTCCGTCAGCACCGTATCCGACCTGGGCGCGAACGATGCCGGGGATGGGATCGGTGCCTGTGGAGCGTGTCGTGACACCGTCGATAAAGACATGTCCGTAGACCGTTTCGATTTCCCCCGGGGAGCCATCGATTGTCAATGGCCATTGGAGTTTTCCCCAAGCGACATCGTAGGTATTGCAAGTGAAGCGGCGGACGGTGCCGGTGGTGAGGCCCGCATAATCGTCAAGGGGGCTGCCGGGGCATCCCTCGAAATCGATTTCGTAGGTAATGTCAAAGAAGGAATCGACGGCGAAGTCGCCGCTGGGCAGCTCCGTGAGTGTCACATAACCGGGAGAGGGAAGGCCGAAGCTGTTTCCGGCCCTGACGCCCAGTGTGCAGAAATCGGGGTCGCCGAAGAGATCTCCGGTGAGGCTTTCAATTCTTGCCGGGAAAGCTTGCAGAGGATCGCCCAAGGTCCGCGGTCCGATATGGATCTCGCCCTCGAGTGGCATGTAAATTAGGCGGGTGTAGCCGGCCAGAGCACCGGTGCCGCTGACAGCCCAAGAAAACTCCGCGTTGAATGTGCAAATCTCGCCGCCGAGGGCGCCTCCAGGTGTGTTCACCACATTGATGAAGTTTTCAAACGGTCCGTCGAACTCGAGGGTCGCTCCGGCGGGCAGCCCGTTAATGATCAACATCGGATCGGGACCGTCGAAGGGGCAATCCGGCGGGAAATCGACGGTTCCGGCGCCGTTATCGGGGGCCTGGCAGCAGAGGTTTGAAATAACGGTCATCTGGCCGGCGTTTTCGGGCTGATAGCCGTCACCGCTGCCGTTGTCGAGATCGCCATAGGTCCAAAAACCCCCGCAATTGCCCGAGAAACGGTAGCAGAAGTCGTAAGCGCCCGGTCCGGGAGTGATGAGATCCGCCATATACTCGTCATTGTTCGGTTCGCCTGAATCGTTCCAGAAGGGATTGGGGACGGCATCGATCCATGTCCATCCGCCGCCGGCGGGATCGCTGCCGTTGGGACCGTATCCGGCCTGCGCCAGAACATTCGGGTGCGGATCAGTGCCGGTTGTCTGATCGGTCAGGCCGCCAATGTACAAGTGACCGTAAGTGGTCACGATAGCGCCCGGAAGCTCTTCGATCGTGCGCGGCCATTGGAGGCGGCACCAATCGATATTAAATGTCTGCTCTGTCTGGCGGCGGACGGAGTGCGTCGTGGAGCCTGATAGGCCGTCCAAGGGACTCCCGGGGGCGCCGGCGAAATCAATTCTATAGGTAATGTCAAAGAAGGAATCAATCGCGAAATCGCCGCTCGGCAATTGTGTAAGGGTCGCATGCCCGGGTCCTGGAAGGCCGTAATCGGTGCCGGCGATAAGAAACAGCTGGTCAAAATCAGGATCACCGAAAAGCTGGCCGCTTAGACGAAACATATCCTGATCGAAGGATTGTACGGGATCGCCCGGGTTCCGGGGCCCGATGTGAATTTCACCCTCAAGGGGTAAAGTGATATTGCGATGGTATCCGATCAAATCACCGGTTCCAACGAGGTCCCACTCAATTTCAGCATTAAATGTACAAATCTCACCGCCCAGTGTGCCGCCGGGGAAGTTTTGCACATTATAGAAATTCTGAATCGGACCGCTAAGCTCCATGGTGGAACCAGGAGGCAATCCGTCGATAATCATCATCGGAAGGGCTCCGTCGAAGGGACAATCCGGCGGATAATCGATCGTTCCCGAGCCGTTATCATTCGCCGTACAGCATTCCCCCAAAACGATGACCGGTGAGATGATCGCGAAGATCGCGATCGCCGCCAGAAGTATGAGCATCCTTTTCATGGTGTTTCCCCTCTTCACCGTGTGAACGATGGATTCAGCAAGAGTTTTGAACGTGGGCATACCCTACACGAAATATTATAAATGATCTCGTAAACATTTTCCAGACCTGAAGACATCAGGCAGAGTATACAGGGACAAATCAATAACAGGATTTTGGACGCCGCCTGGGAAATATTGGCTAACCGACAGTTATTTAAGGAGTTACAAAATATTAAAAATATTGAAATATTGCATTGATTTCTCTACTGATAATAACGATAATCATTATTAGTTAGGGCTAGGAGAAAGAAATGAAACTCAGACGATCCCGGCAGAGAGAGGCCATCCTCGAGGCGTTGCGCTCCAGCAGAACCCACCCGACGGCGGTGGAGCTTTATGAGAGGGTGCGGCGCCGGCTGCCGAAGGTGAGTCTCGGCACGGTCTACCGGAATTTGGATTTGCTGGCTCGGAATGGAATGATCGGCCGGCTGGACACGGGTTCGGGCCAGGCCCGTTTTGATGGCGAAACCGAGCGGCATCATCACGTGCGGTGTGTCATCTGCGGCCGGGTCGATGATGTCCATCCCTCCCTGGTCGAGTCCATGGGCGGGGAGCTAAAGAATCTCGCCGGTCAGGAGATTCTGGGAATCCGCATAGAGTTTGCCGGGCTCTGCTCATCGTGCGGAGCAGGAGTTCCGGAAGAGAAAAAATCCCGGCTGCGCCGGGAATGGTTGGTGACAAGTTGAGGCGGCAAGTAACCGGGATTGAAGGATCCCGTTTTTGAAACGAAAGTTAGAGGAGGTTGCAAAAATGGCGTTTCTCGTGACAAAGGAAGCCCCCGGATTCAAAGCGCAGGCCGTTATGGCCGACAATTCCTTCGCGGAATTGGATCTGTCCAGTTACCGGGGCAAGTATGTCGTTCTGTTCTTTTATCCGTTGGACTTCACTTTTGTCTGCCCTTCAGAGATTATCGCATTCGGCAAAGCTCTGAAAAAATTCAAAGAAAAGAAGACGGAAGTGATCGGCGTTTCGATCGATTCGCACTTCACGCACCTCGCTTGGAAAAACACCCCGGTGGAGAAGGGCGGGATCGGCCCCATCCAGTATCCCTTGGTGGCTGATTTGAACAAAACGATTTCCCGGGATTATGGCGTGTTGACGGAAGGCGGTTTTGCCCTCCGCGGGCTCTTCCTGATTGACAAGGAGGGGATTATCCGCCATGCGCTCGTCAATGATACAGGCTTGGGCCGGAGCGTTGATGAGACTCTGCGGATTCTTGACGCCCTCCAGTACACCGAAAAGCACGGCGAGGTCTGCCCGGCGAATTGGAAAGCGGGTGACGAGGCGATGAAGCCCACCACCGAGGGTGTTGCGGACTATTTGGCCAAACACGCGGGTTAATGATTCAATGTGGGGGGATGAGCTGCGGCGCGCGCCGCGGCTTATCCGGCCCTTTCTTAGGAGGATACAATGACGTCACGATTGGAAGTATACCGGTGTGAGATCTGCGGGAATATGGTTGAGGTTCTTCATAGCGGCGGTGGGACACTCGTTTGCTGTGGAAAGCCGATGACACATCTCGAAGAGGGCGTGACCGACGCGGCGACAGAAAAGCATGTTCCCGTTATTAAGAAATCGGGTGACACTGTTACGGTGACGATCGGCGAGGTTCTTCATCCGATGGAAGAGAAACATTATATCGAATTCATCGAGCTCATTGCCGACGGATCGGTCTATAGGAAATTCTTGAAACCGGGGGATGCGCCCAAGGCCGTTTTCAAGGTCACCGCGGACAAGCTCTTCGCCCGCGAATTCTGTAACCTTCACGGGCTCTGGAAGGCGTAGGGATTCATCGCGGATGATTGTTGAGGGACATATGCGGTAACTGACAAATTGAGATGCGATGCTTGAGATGGCCCTCGGGCGATCTTTTCAAAGGCGCTTGTCCGACGGAACGGATAGGCGCCTTTTTTATTTGGTGCGCCCGGCAGGGTGCACCGACTAGGAGGTGCAAGTCCTCCACAGACCCGACAGGGGGAACTGTTAGCCAAACGGCAAATATAATAATGACCTGACTCAAGTGTCCAGTGGAGAAGCAATGCTTCAAGCTGTAGCCTTTGGATGTGACAATCGTTTTGCTCTCCAATCCCCATCGCGGTGGGGAAGAACTCCCAACAACCTCCAATCAGGCTTCTCCATTGGACAGATTTCCTATGATCTCACCTTTGAATTCTGTCTCACAAATAGATCATCTTGGACAGGACATCCATTCGAATTCAAGCGAGTCTGAAGTCGCGGGTCTCTTTGGATGTTTATGACATCTCCGGTAGAAAGGTAAAGTCGCTTGAAAATCGGATCCTGGAACCGGAAATTTATTCTACGCCCTGGAGCGGCGGAAGACTGGTTCGGGGACGCAATCAAGACAGTACTTCCTGAAGAACCTGCGAACTTGGCATTTGGTTACTTCAACCCAGATACATTGCTCGATGTGGCTTATGTGACGGGAACATCACACCTGCATATTTTGTTCAATGCTGGGAATGGTCATTTCAGCTACTCAAATATGTATGTGGCAGGAAAGTCAGATTTAGCCGCCGGAGATCCTGATCATTTTGGGGGCGACGATATAATCGTTGTTGGCTATCCTGGGGAAGTTGAGATGCTGATGTACCTCAATGAGGGTAATGGGCTATTTGAACCACCAATACTTTTATCTCCACCAGCCGTTCTAAATCATATAAGGATTGGCGATCTTGATTCCGACGGTGACAACGATGTAGTTGCATTTGGGGTATATTCACAATTATGTATCGAAAGCATATTTATCTTTTGGGGCAATGGTCAAGGTTTTGATGCTGAGCCAGATATTTATGAATGTTAAATCGATCCAGAGTGCCCGGAACTATGTGATACGGCAATCATAGAAATGAAAATCGCCGATCTCACTGATGACGGACGCAAAGACGTTTTGGTTGGGGCCTTTAGCGATGGGTATGACTGTTTGGAGGAAAGAGGTATTGCGTTACTAAGGAGCCAGGGTGATAGGCTTTTTAATTCTGTTGAGTGGGTTGTGCGCGAAGCGGGGGGCTATCTGGCGGATTTCGATACCGGGGATCTCAATAATGACGATTTGCTGGATTTGAGCTTTGTTTATACTGGACCAAGAACATTTTTGAATGTAGGTGATGGGCAATTTGAAGAAGGCTATCATATAGAAGATATGCCGCCACAGTATATTGTAATTTAAGTTTTAAATCTCGATGGATATTCCGACATTGCTACGTCTGACGATCTATTTGGGTAGATAAGCGCGGTTGCCAAGGGATTTGGAAATGATACCTCTGAGGTAGTCCAAACGATAGAAACACGGTTTCGTGATATGTCAGCTTCTGAGCTTGATGACAATCCAGGGCCGGAAATAATCGGATATAATGAGTATACTCTCAATGTCCTTCTCAATGTGACTCATCTGGATCCCTCTTCAGTATATGAGGCATCTGCAGCGCTTAGATCTAGCTTGCAAGTTATACCTTTTATGGGTAATAGAAAGGTGGTGTGGGAGGGCGGGATCGCGAGGTCCCGTCCTACCCGATGGGTGTCGGCAATACGACAGTATTTCGGCCTACTGCCGGGATCGTTGTGGAACACCTTGGCTTGTAAGGTTTTATGTTAAAGGTACGAAAGCTGCTACCTGTAGGTTCCCGCTATCACATCCAGCAACGGCACCAGTGCAATGACGGCGATGTTGCCAAATGGCAAGATGGAGGGAACCAAGTGATGCGGTATATTTTTCTGTGCTGGTTTTTGCAGCAACTGATATCGGGGTGGTTTTTGAATTCAGCCGCCTGTGGTGATGAACTGGAACTTGTGCCCCCGAATAGTTGTGTGGACATATCCATTACTGGATTTGTAGTCGATATTGAGAACCAAGTTCCAGTGCCCTTTGTCATGGTGTGGTTGATCCTGGCTGATGAGGATGGAAGTGAGAATGGGAACGGGAACGGTGATGAACCGGATTACCCGTCGCGGATGCCCATTGGATGGAAGAAGGCGGAATGGAACGGCTGGTTCGAGTTTCATGAATCCATTCCCCCTGAGTATCTAAACGGGGTGCAAATTCTGGTTTTAGCCGACGACTATCTCCCCATCCTCTTTCCCCTGCAACCCGACGAAATCTCTGCAGATTCGCATGATCTGCTGCTTGAATTGATTCGGAGCGATGAATGAAACAGTCAATGATGCGCGATGAGGGACGGCTAGGCCTCATCATATGGATCTTGCTCCTTCTTGTCGGATTTGGTGTTTGTTTCCTTCCGGTGGGGGCTCTTGGGGATGGATCTGTTCCGCCGGCCTGGGAGAAATTAGATCTCAATCGAGTGGGGGATATCCTAGATAATCCCCCGGGCCGTTTGCCGAGCCGGATGGAACTCAAGTCGCATTTGGGATCATGCGCCGAGCCGCTGGCGTGGGAATGGGATAGTGTGCAAGCGGCGGTCGATCGGATCACCCATCATTTGAACGGGGAGGATCCGGAGGTGCCCATCTGCAGGGCGTCGGCGCTGGTGCTTTATCAAATTCTGACACAGCTACGCGTTGTTCTCCCCCAAAATGTCTGTGCGCCTGTTGATGAAATCGAATGGGGGTATCCGGTGCTCACATTGATTGGGCAAATGCGGGAGCAGATATTGAAACTCGTCGGCGAATACCCGGAAGATCCGGCTGTTTTCATGGCGCTTCTCGCAGCAACCGCGCTTCGGGTCGAAGGGTCCGCCTGGTTCCCTGGGATAGACCGGCAGCTCGCCCTGGTGCCTCCTCATCCTGCCTGGGCGCGGATCTGGTCGAGCGAACTGGCGCGGCAGATGAAGGGGATTCAGGATCCCTTGCTGGAATTGGCGATCTCTGAACGCGTCCGTGTCATGCTTCCGGAGAAACGATTTTCAGACGATCAAGAAAGCAATGCTGTCGTTCAGGTCCCGCGCCGGATGGGACGGGAGTTGGAGCGGCAGTTACTAATTCAGTTTTCCGCCTATAGATTGCGTCATGGCCGATACCCCGATGAGATATTCGACGCATCGGGCGGGCTCGTTGATTGGTTGCGGGCGGCTCTCGAGGGTGATGCGCTCTGTTGGATCACTGCGATGCCGGGATTCCGGCTGTCCGGCTATACATTGCAGCCGTCCGGCTGTTCCTGCGAACTCATCGGTGTGGGTTTTGAATATCACCGGACAATAGCAGCACAAGACTAAATCCGTAAAAAGATCAGAAAATTTATTACGACCACAAGGAGGTGGTTTGTCATGAGGAAGCTATATCTTGGAATCATCTGTGGCGCGGCGCTGTTTCTTGGTGGGTTTTTTTCAATGGCGTGGGCTGGAGCGATTTCAGTGGAGGATTATCTGCCGGTCATCCGCTATGACGCTTCTTACGAGGTGTTTCCGCTGAGAATGACCGCTCTGCCTGAGTTTTACGGATTGGGCGATTATATAGAAATGAATTGGGAGCTTTACGAGCCGGGGAACACCTATTATCCGCAAGATTTGTCCGTCAGTGTCCATGTAACTGAGGATTGGGATCCTGATTTTACCTGTGAGCCCAATCCGGGAGGCGCCTTTCATGTCATCCAATATCATTACTACTATGCCCGTAATGACCATTGGTTTGATGTCTCCGATCATGAGCACGATTGGGAGTGGATCTATGTGGTTGTTTTTGATAACGAATCATGCGGCCATATTCCCTATGCCGTCTCGCTCAGCTCTCATGATGAGGATAATCATCTTAGCGATGTCTATTTCTATCCATGGGTTTCGCATGGCCCGTATATTGAAGTGGAGGATGGGACACATCCTGTCGCTTATCTTGAAGCAGGCAATGCCTTTTCAAGTACCGGCTCTGGGACGGAAACTCTGGATTGGGAGGATTTCTTAGCAGGCTATACCATGGAAGATGGATCGATGACCTTCTCCTCCTGCAACGGGGATGAGGTTGTTTTTAATGAGACATTGGCCTACGGCATTGACGGATACTTTGAATGCCGGATCATCCGCACACCTCCCTGGTCAAGGATCCACTGGGAAGATTCATTCGCTCTCGGGCAATTGTCGACAGATAAATTAGACAATACGCCGGAACCCTGTCTTCCAATTTGCGATGATTGGTGCTGCTATCCCGGATGCACCTGGGGGCAATTGAGGTCTTGCTCCGAGCAGCCCTATCATTCATTCGGAAGGAATCCGCGGGGCCGGTCGCGCCCCTCCGGCATCATTTCGACATCGGCGGGGAATCGGCTCTTCTGGGAGGATTGGGACGAAGCAGGAGTCGAATTCGCTGTTCTACGCAAGGATGTGGGCGGGAGCGACTGGGATACGCTCTCCGTCATGACCGATTCAACCTATATCGATCCGTACCTTTCTGGGGGAGACCGGATCCAGTACAAGATTCTCAGCCGTGAAATCGATGCGTCACCTTCCCGTCTTACCCCCGTGGCCGCCCAAGGTGTCATGGAGGTGCGTTCCCTTTTGGATTTGGAAATACCACTTGTACAATTAACCCAATGTGGTGACTGGATCTTCGGATTTTCCTATGATGGATTTCTGCATCGGCTCACCGTGGCGAGCGACGAGTCAATACAGCTGATGTCATCACACGACCTAAGGGACTGGGGATTGTTCGAAGGATTGGCCGATGTCCCCACACACATGACCAGCGAGTTGGTCTATTTTGGGCATCGGGATGAGGATTACTGGTCATCTTATGTATTGCTAATGGCGATCCCGGGTCGCGGGGTGGCTGTCTTTCTGGTCGATCAAGAGTCGGGACAGCTCACATTTCAATCCGTGGGCCCGCCCGAGGCGTATGAAATGGCGGTTGTGGAGGATAGAGTCTTCACGGCGCAAAGTGACGGCCTGGGTTCCTGGAAGTTGGTGGAACCGGAGCACTCACCCGTAATGTTAGTGCAGCAGCAGGAGCCCTTTGTCCCGGTGGGGATGTATCCACACTGCCGTTCGGTCTATGAGGGCCCGGGTTATTCAAGAATCACCGCCGTTTTTGACGAGCCGGGCGAAGAAGCGGATGGGGTCTATATTCTTGGGAGTGTTTTCAATGATGGGTGGGTTCCCCTTGGTAGTTTGCATGGATGCCCGCCGACCGAATCGTGCGAACTCACTCCAATGAAGTGGGAGATTGAAGATATTGATTCCGAACAGGGTTTGATGATTCTGCGCGACATCTCCGGGCATCATTGCTATGCGCTGGTGGACGTTTCGAACCCTGAATACCCCGGCTATTTGGGCACTTTGGAAAACGATCTATTCTCATTTGTAAGTTTTGTGGGGTGGTGGAATGGATCAACGGCGACGCTGCTCCCTGGTGGGTACCAGTTGCTGGCGGGGCATACTTTTGTTCGATATGGGGGATCGGATCAATTGCGGATTTGGGGCGGATTAGAACTGTACAAGAGTCCTTTGCTGAATGATCCGTACGGCTTCCAATATATAACGACGATTGCCGATGAAGGGTTTAATGCCCTTGATAGGCTGGACCTCATGCCCACCGATTTGCTCAGCTGGCCGGGAGCGGATGGGAGCCTCATCCTGGTTTCCTATTATGACCCGTTTGAAGACACGGATGCATCCGGCCGCCTGGTCCTTTATGGCGCGGCATCCGATCTGCCCAGCGCCGGGCTTGATCGCCGGGAGAGTGGACCGGTTTCGTTGTATAAAAACCCGCTGCAATTCGGCCAGCCGTTCCCCAATCCAACAATATCCGGCGTGGAATTCCCGATCTCTCTCTCTCGGCCGGCGGACATCAGCTTGCGTGTCATTGACCCCTCCGGCCGGTCTGTTTGTGTGCTGGCCCGGGGGCGGTTTCCATCGGGGAGCCGGCAATTCCATTGGGATGCAAGAAATGGTAGCGGGTTGAGAGTCGCTCCCGGAATCTATTTCATTGCAGCGATTGTCGACGGCCGGATGGCGGGAGTCCGCAGGACCGTGTTGGTTCGTTGACCGCCGGAATTACCGTCAGGCCGCTTTGAGAGATGGCGGACGATCGATGAGGTTGTTGAGGATCTTGAGGACACGAGGTGTCTTTTGTACAAGAGCTGCTAACACATCCTTGGAGATTCCAATCCTCTTCATGACCGCAACTACCGCCTGCGGGGGGTGGTAGGCCATCGCCTCGAGGTTGAGGGTTCTCGCCGCCAAAGTGTGCGCGACCGTGAGGAGTCCGGTTTCCTTTGAGATGTCACGGTTTGGATCCCGGTCATGAAATTCAATGACGGCATCCGCGATCGTTCTGTCGAACCCCCAGCCGATGATCAAATCATGCGCGAGCCGGGCATGATCCGCTTCAAAGATCACCGCTTCCGGCACCAGGGGATCTATTCCGCAGGTTTTTGAAAAACGGCGGATTTCCCCCATGAGGGTTGGTTGGTCTTCCAGACGGAGGAGCAATCCCACCTCTTCCAGCAGGCCGAGATGGGCTAGGTGGCCGGGTTGGGGATATTTGAGAAGCCGGCCCAATTCCTGGGCCCACACCGCCATGGCGAGCATGGAGTAGCGCAACTCATCCGGATCCATGGCGAATCGAAGAGGTGTTTTAATGTTTCCTGACAATCCGGTCTGATACGAAATCTGCATGTTCGATGGTGGATTCATTTCCAAAGATGATGACACTGGAAGGACTCCATCCAACCATTTCGGGATCGCCTTCCATTCGGAATCCGTCAGTTCGGTTCCCCGGCCGGCTAGACCCGGAGGGGGCGGAAGGAGATAGGTTCGATCATGTCCCCACAATTTAAGGATGCCCGTTGTTGAGAAATTCTGATCTTCAGCGTGTTCCTCTATTTCTTGTTGGATCCCATCAGAGATTGCCGCCGCCGGGAAATAGTGCAGCCTTTCCGGTCCCATGGCTTCCAATGTGCGGCGGAGACCCTCTTGGAAAAGTTTGAGGGGATCACGGGCTGATGGGGTATTCGACGGAGCCTGTGTTTCCTGCGATCGCTGATGTTCCGGGTTTGGCTGGGGTGTCGACTCAAGCGTGGGCAAGAGCCAAAGCGACGAAGGCTGATTGACTTTCACTCGAACCGATGGCGGCCGGCTTCGATCGAGATCCGCCCAACCCATGACATCCCCGGCATTCATCGCATGATTCAGCGCGGGTCCGGAGCCGGCGGTCAGTTTTCCATTGCCGAGATAAAAGAGCCCGGTGGTTGGCAGTATGGGTGTCAGATCGTGCTCGCCGACATCGATAGGCAGGACAACCGCGTCGGACAGAATCTCGATCTGCTCTTTACGACTCATCTTTTTAAGAAGACCCATGGCCACCAGATTGTGGAGGATTCCCCGGCCGGAGATGGACAAAGCTTGAAGCATCATGGCCTGGCTGAAACCGGTGGAGTAGGCCAGATCATAGTAGACGCAGCCACCGGTCAGAGAAGAACGTTCATTTCGTAGACACCGCGTGAGAATGACTTTGGGAACGGAAGAATGAATCCGGATCGCCGCGATGGCTTGAGAGGGCAGGGCGGCGCCGCGGGCATCACCCATCGGCTGGGCGGCAAAGCCGTGGCGGGACAATCCCCGGCCTCGGAGAGGAATCCGCTTTCCGCCTCCCTCCGAAACGATGAAGACGTCAAAGGGATGGGGATATTTCAAACCGTGATTCTGTGGAAGGAATGCATCCTGATGGTGCGTCACGTTTTGGCCTCAACTTGTTAACTGCAGTGATAAGAACCTGATTCTGCGCATCTTGTGGTGTCTCCAGGAGTCATCGGATCCCCGGCCTGACTTCCTTAGATGACGGATGGGCACCCCAAAGCCCGACGTTCGCGGGCATTGGCCGGTGCCGGGCATGAAAAGGGTGTGTGGCGGGAGGAAGGTAAAAATAGCTTGAAAATATGCCGCCACAGCCGTCAATATTAACTAGAGGTCGGTCAGGAGGCCGGCCCGATATCAATACTATCCTGGCGCTCCTTCCGTGGGCGCCGCATGAGGTTAAGACCATGCTTAGTCGAATTCACATCGTACCCAACAGGTGCGGGATGTTCTCAAGCCGGATGGCGATTGCCGATTCCATTAAGAATTTGGATTGCCAGGGCGGCGTATATTCCTGCTCTGTTGTCCCGACGAATTGCAGACAAACGCAATTGCCGGGAACAGGGGGCCTCGAAATATGAGGTTTCTTGATGGGTACAGCTGGTGGAGTCAACGGCTGAGCGTGGGAGGACCTGCTTCCCGTTAGTTCTCTTCAAAATCAGCCTTTCACTCTGAGCGCACGGAGTTTCCTGAGTCCTGCGTTGGGATAAGTCTTTTATCCCTCGACGGATCTCACCCTCCGGCCATTGCGTTCGCTCCACCGGCTCTGAAATGAGTCATTCAACCAGGGGGCGGCACGTCCCTGATATATCCGCTCAATCGGTCTCGCACCGGTTCCTTGGCGGGTGGTGGAGGAGGAGAGGAGATGTTTGCCCACGGAGTGAGTAACGAATTGTTAAAGAGTCTTTTTGACCTCAGGGATCCGGTCGTTCATTTTCTTGAGGGTAAGGGTGTTGTTCGTGACGATGCCGAGGATATCTTTCAGGATACACTGTTGGCGTTCCAAGAGGGATTGGGCCGGTTTGATCCCCACTTCGGAGCCTCAATGGGTCACTCTGTCAGCCGGCATCGAGGCCTTGTTAAAGCAGGCTCCCCGTGGATTCGGAAAGAATGTGTGGTGGAGAGCGTTTCACCTGACCTGGTGAAAAGAGCCCGCCGCTGGTTCTGGGGTATTCTTAGAAACAAGGTCCGGGCGCACTATAGACATTGCAGCCGATGGATCCGTGAAGTTCCCGAACAAACAGCAGATCCGCCGGATTATCTTGTCATCCGACTGCCT
This is a stretch of genomic DNA from Candidatus Eisenbacteria bacterium. It encodes these proteins:
- a CDS encoding transcriptional repressor, translating into MKLRRSRQREAILEALRSSRTHPTAVELYERVRRRLPKVSLGTVYRNLDLLARNGMIGRLDTGSGQARFDGETERHHHVRCVICGRVDDVHPSLVESMGGELKNLAGQEILGIRIEFAGLCSSCGAGVPEEKKSRLRREWLVTS
- a CDS encoding peroxiredoxin; translation: MAFLVTKEAPGFKAQAVMADNSFAELDLSSYRGKYVVLFFYPLDFTFVCPSEIIAFGKALKKFKEKKTEVIGVSIDSHFTHLAWKNTPVEKGGIGPIQYPLVADLNKTISRDYGVLTEGGFALRGLFLIDKEGIIRHALVNDTGLGRSVDETLRILDALQYTEKHGEVCPANWKAGDEAMKPTTEGVADYLAKHAG
- a CDS encoding desulfoferrodoxin; amino-acid sequence: MTSRLEVYRCEICGNMVEVLHSGGGTLVCCGKPMTHLEEGVTDAATEKHVPVIKKSGDTVTVTIGEVLHPMEEKHYIEFIELIADGSVYRKFLKPGDAPKAVFKVTADKLFAREFCNLHGLWKA
- a CDS encoding VCBS repeat-containing protein produces the protein MKIGSWNRKFILRPGAAEDWFGDAIKTVLPEEPANLAFGYFNPDTLLDVAYVTGTSHLHILFNAGNGHFSYSNMYVAGKSDLAAGDPDHFGGDDIIVVGYPGEVEMLMYLNEGNGLFEPPILLSPPAVLNHIRIGDLDSDGDNDVVAFGVYSQLCIESIFIFWGNGQGFDAEPDIYEC
- a CDS encoding HDOD domain-containing protein translates to MTHHQDAFLPQNHGLKYPHPFDVFIVSEGGGKRIPLRGRGLSRHGFAAQPMGDARGAALPSQAIAAIRIHSSVPKVILTRCLRNERSSLTGGCVYYDLAYSTGFSQAMMLQALSISGRGILHNLVAMGLLKKMSRKEQIEILSDAVVLPIDVGEHDLTPILPTTGLFYLGNGKLTAGSGPALNHAMNAGDVMGWADLDRSRPPSVRVKVNQPSSLWLLPTLESTPQPNPEHQRSQETQAPSNTPSARDPLKLFQEGLRRTLEAMGPERLHYFPAAAISDGIQQEIEEHAEDQNFSTTGILKLWGHDRTYLLPPPPGLAGRGTELTDSEWKAIPKWLDGVLPVSSSLEMNPPSNMQISYQTGLSGNIKTPLRFAMDPDELRYSMLAMAVWAQELGRLLKYPQPGHLAHLGLLEEVGLLLRLEDQPTLMGEIRRFSKTCGIDPLVPEAVIFEADHARLAHDLIIGWGFDRTIADAVIEFHDRDPNRDISKETGLLTVAHTLAARTLNLEAMAYHPPQAVVAVMKRIGISKDVLAALVQKTPRVLKILNNLIDRPPSLKAA
- a CDS encoding sigma-70 family RNA polymerase sigma factor — translated: MFAHGVSNELLKSLFDLRDPVVHFLEGKGVVRDDAEDIFQDTLLAFQEGLGRFDPHFGASMGHSVSRHRGLVKAGSPWIRKECVVESVSPDLVKRARRWFWGILRNKVRAHYRHCSRWIREVPEQTADPPDYLVIRLPELLSRLTDQEAEVLTLRFMEGADLARVAEHCGVSVPTAHRRVRQALVAARAQI